In the genome of Nocardia sp. NBC_00416, one region contains:
- a CDS encoding TetR/AcrR family transcriptional regulator, protein MTDIKRIAREHLATDGAAALSLRAVARDLGVVSSAVYRYVRSRDELLTLLVVDGYDALGDAVDTALAAAPDDPIEQFRVTARAVRAWGLAEPAWYGLLFGTPVPGYAAPADRTVTPGTRVIATLLRLFDQAHRRDLLTPPAEALPLAGPIVRDFTRIRDEFGLELPDWLLGRGLTVWCALFGAVSFDVFDMYGAHTFTDRAQVFETHIAEWEILLGMRPA, encoded by the coding sequence ATGACCGATATCAAGCGCATCGCGCGCGAACATCTTGCCACCGACGGCGCCGCGGCCCTGTCGTTACGCGCGGTCGCCCGCGATCTGGGTGTCGTGTCCTCGGCGGTATACCGCTACGTGCGCAGCCGTGACGAACTGCTGACCTTGCTGGTGGTCGACGGCTACGACGCGCTGGGCGACGCCGTCGACACGGCCCTCGCCGCGGCGCCGGACGACCCGATCGAACAGTTCCGTGTCACCGCCCGCGCCGTCCGCGCCTGGGGGTTGGCCGAACCGGCCTGGTACGGACTGTTGTTCGGCACCCCCGTGCCCGGGTACGCCGCTCCCGCCGACCGCACCGTCACTCCCGGAACCCGTGTGATCGCCACGCTGCTGCGTCTGTTCGACCAGGCGCATCGCCGGGATCTGCTCACCCCGCCGGCCGAGGCGCTGCCCCTCGCCGGGCCGATCGTCCGCGATTTCACCCGGATCCGCGACGAATTCGGCCTCGAGCTGCCGGACTGGTTGCTCGGCCGCGGGCTCACCGTGTGGTGCGCGTTGTTCGGCGCGGTGAGCTTCGACGTCTTCGATATGTACGGTGCGCACACCTTCACCGACCGCGCGCAGGTCTTCGAAACCCATATCGCGGAATGGGAAATCCTGCTCGGCATGCGACCGGCATAG
- a CDS encoding acyl-CoA thioesterase, whose product MTGIDAPPHPFDTAIATEYVGTHQLAGHTCPDYANMVGPFGGVTAAALLRAIERHPERLGDPLSLTVNYAGPIADGPFEITARPVRTNRTNQHWQLELAQDGAIATTATAVFGIRRDTWSALELAMPSVPGPEEADPQVFPEFIAWGRNYELRFVAGAVPDIAAAGAEPGHPDSVSTLWLRDSPARPLDFASLAALSDAFFPRVFLRRGRYLAAGTISLTVYFHATADELAAQGTEYLLGSARANRFGHGHFDQNAHLWGHDGTLLATSHQLVYYKD is encoded by the coding sequence GTGACCGGGATCGACGCGCCGCCGCACCCCTTCGATACCGCGATCGCCACGGAGTACGTCGGCACGCACCAACTGGCCGGTCACACCTGCCCGGATTACGCGAACATGGTCGGCCCGTTCGGCGGGGTGACCGCGGCGGCGCTGCTGCGGGCGATCGAACGTCACCCGGAGCGGCTGGGCGACCCGCTCTCGCTCACCGTCAACTACGCCGGTCCGATCGCCGACGGTCCGTTCGAGATCACCGCGCGCCCGGTCCGCACCAACCGCACGAATCAGCACTGGCAGCTGGAACTGGCCCAGGACGGCGCGATCGCCACCACCGCGACCGCGGTTTTCGGGATCCGGCGCGACACCTGGTCGGCTCTGGAACTCGCCATGCCCTCAGTGCCCGGCCCGGAGGAGGCGGACCCGCAGGTCTTTCCCGAGTTCATCGCATGGGGCCGCAATTACGAACTGCGGTTCGTCGCCGGCGCGGTACCCGATATCGCGGCCGCCGGGGCGGAGCCCGGCCACCCGGATTCGGTGAGCACGCTGTGGCTACGGGACAGTCCGGCCCGCCCGCTGGACTTCGCGTCCCTCGCCGCACTCTCGGACGCCTTCTTCCCGCGGGTGTTCCTGCGGCGCGGGCGCTACCTCGCGGCCGGCACGATCTCGCTCACCGTCTACTTTCACGCCACGGCCGACGAGTTGGCCGCTCAGGGCACGGAATACCTGCTGGGCAGTGCGCGCGCGAACCGTTTCGGGCATGGTCATTTCGACCAGAACGCCCACCTGTGGGGTCACGACGGCACGTTGCTGGCGACCAGTCACCAGCTCGTCTACTACAAGGACTGA
- a CDS encoding AMP-binding protein — translation MGTPSNRAMNLAHFLTQTARRFGDREAVVHGDTRWSWRELDDRVSLLAAHMRSRGIRAGDCVMLHSPNHPEFVQAMLATWRVGAVLAPTNFRLTAADVSVIARVCKPRLLLVHTSLTDQAPEITAAGGPDCATMVIDGTGPDAVGALPQDGPRLGDQDVTVGQHAWYFFTSGTSGPPKAAVLTHEQMGFVTLNHLCDLMPGTGVDDASLVVAPLSHGAGIHLLPQIARGARTVIPVAAGLDGDEVWRLVEQERVTNMFTVPTILKMLAEHPAAQTRDHSSLRYVIYAGAPMAIADQQHARRVLGDVLVQYYGLGEVTGNITVLPPHAHDHARPAGVEFGTCGFPRTGIQVSIQDDDGGELPPGMRGEICVAGPAVCHGYLDNPDANAAAFRDGWFRTGDLGMLDDEGYLYVTGRASDMYISGGSNIFPRDIEEKLLQHPRVAEAAVFGMPDPKWGEAGVAVVVPRGDGVLDGEELRDFLRGKLAGYKVPRHVVVWRELPKSGYGKIVKRTLREMLLARGWPPATAGSVPGAAAPAGARP, via the coding sequence ATGGGGACACCGTCGAACCGGGCGATGAACCTCGCGCATTTCCTCACCCAGACCGCGCGCCGGTTCGGCGATCGGGAGGCCGTCGTCCATGGCGATACCCGCTGGTCATGGCGCGAACTGGACGACCGGGTGTCGCTGCTCGCCGCGCATATGCGCAGCCGCGGCATCCGCGCCGGCGACTGCGTGATGCTGCACAGCCCGAATCATCCCGAATTCGTGCAGGCGATGCTCGCGACCTGGCGGGTCGGGGCGGTGCTGGCGCCCACCAATTTCCGGCTGACAGCCGCCGACGTCTCGGTGATCGCGCGCGTGTGCAAGCCGCGACTGCTGCTGGTGCACACGAGTCTGACCGACCAGGCACCCGAGATCACGGCGGCCGGCGGGCCGGACTGCGCGACGATGGTCATCGACGGCACCGGTCCCGACGCCGTCGGCGCGTTACCGCAGGACGGGCCGCGGCTGGGCGACCAGGACGTCACCGTGGGACAGCACGCCTGGTATTTCTTCACTTCCGGAACGTCGGGACCGCCGAAAGCCGCGGTGCTCACCCACGAGCAGATGGGTTTCGTCACGCTCAATCACCTGTGCGATCTGATGCCGGGCACCGGCGTGGACGATGCCTCGCTCGTGGTGGCGCCGCTGTCGCACGGCGCCGGCATCCATCTGCTGCCGCAGATCGCGCGGGGCGCGCGCACGGTGATCCCGGTGGCCGCCGGCCTCGACGGCGACGAGGTCTGGCGGCTGGTCGAACAGGAACGGGTGACCAATATGTTCACCGTGCCGACGATTCTGAAAATGCTGGCCGAACATCCGGCCGCGCAGACGCGCGACCACTCCTCGCTGCGGTACGTGATCTACGCCGGGGCGCCGATGGCCATCGCCGATCAACAGCACGCGCGTCGGGTGCTCGGTGACGTGCTGGTGCAGTACTACGGGCTGGGCGAGGTCACCGGCAATATCACGGTCCTGCCGCCGCATGCGCACGACCATGCACGGCCCGCGGGCGTGGAATTCGGCACCTGCGGATTCCCGCGCACCGGAATCCAGGTCAGCATCCAGGACGACGACGGCGGCGAACTGCCGCCGGGGATGCGCGGCGAGATCTGCGTCGCCGGACCGGCGGTGTGCCACGGTTACCTCGACAATCCGGACGCGAACGCGGCGGCGTTCCGGGACGGCTGGTTTCGCACCGGCGACCTGGGCATGCTCGACGACGAGGGCTATCTGTACGTCACCGGACGGGCCTCGGATATGTACATCTCGGGCGGGTCGAACATCTTTCCGCGCGATATCGAGGAGAAACTTCTGCAACATCCACGGGTGGCCGAAGCCGCGGTATTCGGTATGCCCGATCCCAAATGGGGTGAGGCAGGGGTCGCGGTCGTGGTGCCGCGCGGCGACGGGGTGCTCGACGGCGAGGAATTGCGGGACTTCCTGCGCGGGAAGCTGGCGGGTTACAAGGTGCCCCGGCACGTCGTGGTGTGGCGCGAGCTGCCCAAATCCGGTTACGGCAAGATCGTGAAACGGACACTGCGCGAGATGTTGCTGGCCCGGGGCTGGCCGCCGGCGACCGCGGGATCCGTGCCCGGTGCCGCGGCGCCCGCCGGAGCGCGCCCATGA
- a CDS encoding GMC family oxidoreductase has translation MSEAATDFDVLIVGSGFGGSVSALRLVEKGYTVGVLEAGRRYADDELPKTSWDLRKFLWAPKLGCYGIQRIHPLRNVLILGGAGVGGGSLNYANTLYVPPEPFFQDPQWRDITDWRDELTPYYEQAKRMLGVVQNPHMTPADEVFRQVAEDMGVGDTFVRTPVGVFFGEAGETVDDPYFGGVGPARTGCLECGDCMVGCKFGAKNTLVKNYLYLAEQAGAQVVPMTTVTELRPQADGGWAVSAQRTGAWVRTRRTTYTARHVVVAAGTLGTQRLLHAMRDRRVLPELSDRLGLLTRTNSESIVGAATKKLAPGQDFTRGVAITSSIHPTPDTHIEPVRYGRGSNAMGLLQTLMVDGGGRVPRWLRFLGIALRHPLLLLSFMSVRNWSERTIISLVMQHLDNSITTYTTRGLFGRKLTSKQGHGEPNPTWIPAGNEATRRVAEQIGGIAGGTWGEVFNIPLTAHFLGGAAIGADPGTGVIDAYHRVFGYPTLSVVDGAAVSANLGVNPSLTITAQAERAAAYWPNKGEQDTRPAQGAPYRRIAPVAPKSPVVPASAPGALRLPIIPVTDPAAG, from the coding sequence ATGTCCGAGGCGGCCACGGATTTCGATGTACTCATCGTCGGCTCCGGGTTCGGCGGCAGTGTCAGCGCACTGCGTCTGGTCGAGAAGGGTTATACCGTCGGAGTTCTGGAGGCGGGACGGCGCTACGCCGACGACGAACTCCCGAAAACCAGTTGGGACCTGCGCAAATTCCTGTGGGCGCCGAAACTCGGCTGCTACGGGATCCAGCGGATCCACCCGCTGCGCAATGTGCTCATCCTCGGCGGCGCGGGCGTCGGCGGCGGTTCGCTCAACTACGCCAACACTCTCTACGTGCCGCCGGAGCCGTTCTTCCAGGACCCGCAGTGGCGCGATATCACCGACTGGCGCGACGAGCTCACCCCCTACTACGAGCAGGCGAAACGGATGCTCGGAGTGGTGCAGAACCCGCATATGACACCGGCCGACGAGGTCTTCCGACAGGTCGCCGAAGATATGGGCGTCGGCGACACCTTCGTCCGCACCCCGGTCGGGGTGTTCTTCGGCGAAGCCGGCGAAACCGTGGACGACCCCTATTTCGGCGGTGTCGGCCCGGCCCGCACCGGCTGCCTGGAGTGCGGGGACTGCATGGTCGGCTGCAAATTCGGCGCCAAGAACACCCTCGTGAAGAACTACCTCTACCTGGCTGAGCAAGCCGGGGCTCAGGTCGTCCCGATGACCACGGTGACCGAACTGCGGCCCCAGGCCGACGGCGGCTGGGCAGTCTCGGCGCAGCGGACCGGCGCATGGGTACGCACCCGCCGCACCACCTACACCGCACGACATGTCGTGGTGGCCGCGGGCACGCTGGGGACCCAGCGCCTGCTGCACGCCATGCGGGATCGGCGTGTCCTGCCGGAACTGTCGGACCGGCTCGGGCTGCTCACCCGGACCAACTCCGAATCCATTGTCGGCGCGGCCACCAAGAAGCTCGCCCCAGGACAGGATTTCACCCGCGGCGTCGCGATCACCTCGTCGATCCATCCGACCCCGGACACCCATATCGAGCCGGTCCGCTACGGGCGAGGTTCGAACGCGATGGGGCTGCTGCAGACACTCATGGTCGACGGCGGCGGCCGGGTACCGCGCTGGCTGCGGTTCCTCGGTATCGCGCTGCGGCATCCGCTGCTACTGCTGAGCTTCATGAGCGTCCGCAACTGGAGCGAGCGCACCATCATCTCGCTGGTGATGCAGCATCTGGACAACTCCATCACCACCTACACCACGCGCGGGCTGTTCGGCCGGAAGCTGACCAGTAAGCAGGGCCACGGTGAACCGAATCCGACCTGGATCCCGGCGGGCAACGAGGCGACCCGCCGAGTCGCCGAACAGATCGGCGGAATCGCCGGCGGGACCTGGGGCGAAGTGTTCAACATCCCGCTCACCGCGCATTTCCTCGGCGGCGCCGCGATCGGCGCCGACCCCGGCACCGGAGTGATCGACGCCTATCACCGGGTGTTCGGCTACCCGACCCTCAGCGTCGTGGACGGGGCCGCGGTCTCGGCCAATCTCGGCGTCAACCCCTCACTGACCATTACCGCACAGGCCGAACGGGCCGCCGCGTACTGGCCGAACAAAGGCGAACAGGACACCCGCCCCGCACAGGGCGCGCCCTACCGCCGGATCGCTCCGGTGGCGCCGAAGTCCCCGGTGGTACCGGCCTCGGCGCCGGGCGCTCTGCGGTTGCCGATCATCCCGGTCACCGACCCCGCCGCCGGCTGA
- a CDS encoding GMC family oxidoreductase, giving the protein MTENSADYVIVGSGSAGALLGDRLSADPGHSVILLEAGAADKDKFIHIPAAFSKLFRTGYDWDYLTEPQPQLDNRQIYWPRGKTFGGSSSMNAQMWVRGFRADYEEWSAAAGSDWGFDKAVEHFRRIEDVEGATSAEHGTGGPLHISRQRSPRASTAAYLRAVAERGFTVEEPNLAEPQGFTQTMVTQYKGRRWSTADAYLRPAMKRRNFAVHAEATVTRVLFDGDRAVGVEYSRGGHLQRVTARKEVILCGGAINTPQLLMLSGIGDRAELERHGIEVRHHAPEVGANLQDHLVTGLGYGVSADSLFDAEKPAQLVNYLLRHRGMLTSNVGEAYGFVRSNADLAHPDLELVYAPAPFYHEGLIDPTAHGVILATVLLRPHSRGTITLASKDPLAKAVIDPKYLSDENGIDRAALMAGLKYCAEIADTAAMKDVLGPLCYPPDAPADGASEATRARALDGYAHTLYHPAGTCRMGSDENSVVDPQLRVRGVRGLRVADASIMPVLVRGHTHAPTMFIGAQAADFLTRG; this is encoded by the coding sequence GTGACCGAAAACAGTGCGGACTATGTGATCGTCGGGTCGGGATCGGCGGGCGCCCTGCTGGGAGACCGGCTCAGCGCGGATCCAGGTCACTCGGTGATCCTGCTCGAGGCCGGTGCGGCCGACAAGGACAAGTTCATCCACATACCCGCCGCGTTCTCCAAGCTCTTCCGCACCGGCTACGACTGGGACTATCTCACCGAACCACAGCCCCAGCTCGACAACCGGCAGATCTACTGGCCGCGCGGCAAGACCTTCGGCGGCTCGTCGTCGATGAACGCCCAGATGTGGGTGCGCGGATTCCGGGCAGACTACGAGGAGTGGTCGGCCGCCGCGGGATCGGACTGGGGTTTCGACAAGGCGGTCGAACACTTCCGCCGGATCGAGGACGTCGAGGGCGCCACCAGCGCCGAGCACGGCACCGGCGGCCCCCTGCACATCTCGCGCCAGCGCAGTCCGCGCGCCTCGACAGCCGCCTATCTGCGGGCCGTTGCCGAACGCGGCTTCACCGTAGAGGAACCGAACCTCGCGGAACCGCAGGGTTTCACCCAGACCATGGTCACCCAGTACAAAGGCCGGCGCTGGAGCACCGCGGACGCTTACCTGCGACCGGCCATGAAGCGGCGCAATTTCGCTGTGCACGCCGAGGCGACCGTCACCCGGGTGCTGTTCGACGGTGACCGGGCCGTGGGTGTCGAATACTCGCGGGGCGGCCACCTCCAGAGGGTGACCGCCCGCAAGGAAGTGATCCTCTGCGGCGGCGCGATCAACACCCCGCAATTGCTCATGCTGTCCGGCATCGGCGACCGCGCCGAACTCGAACGGCACGGGATCGAGGTGCGCCACCACGCGCCCGAGGTCGGCGCCAATCTGCAGGACCATCTGGTCACCGGCCTCGGCTACGGGGTGAGTGCCGATTCGCTGTTCGACGCCGAGAAACCCGCTCAGCTGGTCAACTACCTGCTGCGGCACCGCGGCATGCTCACCTCCAATGTCGGTGAGGCATACGGATTCGTGCGCAGCAACGCAGACCTCGCGCACCCCGATCTCGAGCTGGTCTACGCGCCCGCGCCCTTCTATCACGAGGGACTGATCGACCCGACGGCGCACGGCGTCATCCTGGCGACCGTATTGCTGCGCCCGCACAGTCGCGGCACGATCACCCTTGCCTCCAAAGACCCCCTGGCCAAGGCGGTGATCGACCCGAAGTACCTCTCCGACGAGAACGGCATCGACCGGGCAGCGTTGATGGCCGGGCTGAAGTACTGCGCCGAAATCGCCGATACCGCCGCCATGAAGGATGTACTCGGCCCACTCTGCTACCCGCCGGACGCACCCGCGGACGGTGCGTCGGAGGCGACCCGGGCCCGCGCCCTCGACGGCTACGCGCACACCCTCTACCATCCGGCCGGTACCTGCAGGATGGGGTCGGACGAGAACAGTGTGGTGGATCCGCAACTCCGGGTCCGCGGCGTCCGGGGACTGCGCGTGGCCGACGCGTCGATCATGCCGGTACTGGTCCGCGGGCACACCCACGCGCCCACCATGTTCATCGGCGCACAAGCCGCCGATTTCCTTACCCGCGGATAG
- a CDS encoding FAD-binding oxidoreductase, with protein MTSVVDIRAGLLGALGRPADEIVISDPDIMAAYTRDESRFTEAAVPLAVLTPRCTDEVAACLRACHELGIPVVPRGAGSGLSGGANAVTGGVVLSLHRMNAILEIDPVERLAVAQPGVVTGDLRAAVAAQGLLYPPDPGSVAFCTLGGNVATGAGGMCCVKYGVTGDFVVALEVVLADGRVMRTGTRTVKGVAGYDLTGLFVGSEGTLGVVTEITVRLVPAPGPAATVVATFTDLAAAGAAVAAITAAGVSCSAVEILDRTTLRAVDGYAKMGLGDAAAMLLVQADSPDADALLTQVAELCLAAGAEVGRSDSPEESEMLLEARRLALPALEQLGDWLLDDVCVPRAKVVELIEAVERVAADTGLTIGVFGHAGDGNLHPTVIFDRSDDVSVAAATVAFDAITAAALELGGTITGEHGVGRLKATWLTRELDPVNIAVQRELRRTFDPRGILNPGVVL; from the coding sequence ATGACATCGGTGGTCGATATCCGGGCCGGGTTGCTCGGCGCCCTGGGTCGACCGGCCGACGAGATCGTGATCAGCGACCCCGACATCATGGCCGCGTACACACGGGACGAGTCGCGATTCACCGAGGCCGCGGTGCCGCTGGCGGTGCTCACCCCGCGGTGCACCGATGAGGTGGCGGCGTGCCTGCGGGCGTGCCACGAACTCGGCATCCCGGTGGTGCCTCGGGGCGCGGGCAGCGGGTTGAGCGGCGGCGCCAACGCCGTGACGGGCGGTGTGGTGCTGTCCCTGCACCGGATGAACGCGATCCTGGAAATCGATCCGGTCGAACGGCTCGCCGTCGCGCAGCCCGGTGTGGTGACCGGGGATCTGCGGGCCGCGGTCGCCGCGCAAGGTCTGCTGTATCCGCCCGATCCCGGCTCGGTCGCATTCTGCACGCTCGGCGGCAATGTCGCCACCGGCGCGGGCGGTATGTGTTGTGTGAAGTACGGGGTCACCGGAGACTTCGTGGTGGCGCTGGAGGTGGTGCTGGCCGACGGCCGGGTGATGCGGACGGGCACCCGCACCGTCAAAGGCGTCGCGGGTTACGACCTGACCGGCCTGTTCGTCGGTTCGGAAGGGACGCTGGGCGTCGTCACCGAGATCACCGTCCGGCTGGTACCCGCACCCGGGCCGGCCGCGACCGTGGTGGCGACGTTCACCGACCTGGCGGCGGCCGGTGCGGCGGTCGCCGCGATCACGGCGGCGGGAGTGTCGTGTTCGGCGGTGGAGATCCTGGACCGGACGACACTGCGGGCGGTGGACGGGTACGCGAAGATGGGCCTGGGCGACGCGGCGGCGATGCTACTGGTACAGGCCGACTCGCCCGACGCCGACGCACTGCTCACGCAGGTCGCCGAGCTCTGCCTGGCCGCGGGCGCCGAGGTGGGGCGCAGCGATTCACCCGAGGAATCGGAGATGCTGCTGGAGGCACGGCGACTCGCGCTCCCCGCGCTCGAACAACTCGGCGACTGGCTGCTCGACGATGTCTGCGTGCCACGCGCGAAAGTCGTCGAGCTGATCGAGGCGGTCGAACGGGTCGCCGCCGATACCGGCCTCACCATCGGGGTCTTCGGCCACGCCGGGGACGGGAACCTGCACCCCACCGTCATATTCGACCGGTCCGACGATGTTTCGGTGGCCGCCGCGACGGTCGCCTTCGACGCGATCACCGCGGCCGCGCTCGAACTCGGGGGCACCATCACCGGCGAGCACGGAGTCGGCCGGCTCAAAGCGACCTGGCTCACCCGTGAACTCGACCCGGTGAACATCGCGGTGCAGCGCGAGTTGCGCCGCACCTTCGATCCCCGCGGCATCCTCAACCCGGGGGTCGTGCTCTGA
- a CDS encoding thiolase domain-containing protein, with protein MSTDPFLIGWAHTVFGKTAPEITVEDLMAEVSGAAVADAGLSADDVDAAFVGVFNSGFSRQSFEAALLGAGRPELARVPAARQENACATGSAALHAAMDHIQSGRGRVALVVGAEKMTGVGAEVVNDALLGASYRRTEEDAGSFAAIFGRLADIYADRYGDPRVALAQIAAKNHRNGVANPWAQMRRDLGFEFCSAPSEKNPVTAGRLLRTDCSLVSDGAAALVVASADIARSARRRVRVAARAHANDVFAVANREDPIAFDGARRAFGRALADAGIGLDGLDLIETHDCFTLAELIQYEAFGLAEPGKGATVLAEGVTDRDGRLPVNVSGGLKSKGHPVGATGVSQHVMAALQLTGEAGDMQLPKADRAAVFNMGGAAVANYASVLEVA; from the coding sequence ATGAGCACAGATCCCTTCCTGATCGGGTGGGCGCACACCGTTTTCGGCAAAACGGCTCCCGAGATCACCGTCGAGGACCTCATGGCCGAGGTCTCCGGCGCCGCAGTCGCCGACGCCGGGCTGTCGGCCGACGATGTGGACGCGGCGTTCGTGGGCGTATTCAACTCGGGGTTCTCCCGTCAGTCCTTCGAGGCCGCACTACTGGGCGCGGGCCGTCCTGAACTGGCCCGGGTGCCCGCCGCCCGCCAGGAGAACGCGTGCGCCACCGGCAGCGCCGCCCTGCACGCCGCGATGGACCATATCCAGTCCGGGCGCGGGCGGGTCGCCCTGGTGGTCGGCGCGGAGAAGATGACCGGTGTCGGCGCGGAGGTGGTCAACGACGCCCTGCTCGGCGCCAGTTACCGCCGCACCGAAGAGGACGCCGGAAGTTTCGCCGCGATCTTCGGGCGGCTCGCCGATATCTACGCCGACAGATACGGCGATCCGCGGGTGGCGCTGGCGCAGATCGCGGCGAAGAACCACCGCAACGGGGTCGCCAACCCGTGGGCACAGATGCGGCGCGACCTGGGCTTCGAATTCTGTTCGGCACCCTCGGAGAAGAATCCGGTGACCGCGGGACGGCTGTTGCGCACCGACTGTTCGCTGGTGTCCGACGGTGCGGCGGCGCTGGTGGTGGCCTCCGCCGATATCGCCCGCAGCGCGCGGCGGCGGGTGCGGGTCGCGGCGCGAGCGCACGCCAACGATGTCTTCGCCGTCGCGAACCGCGAGGATCCGATCGCTTTCGACGGGGCACGGCGGGCATTCGGTCGCGCGCTGGCGGATGCGGGGATCGGACTGGACGGGCTCGACCTCATCGAAACCCATGATTGCTTCACGCTGGCGGAGCTGATCCAGTACGAGGCGTTCGGCCTGGCCGAACCGGGCAAGGGCGCCACGGTGCTCGCCGAGGGTGTCACCGACCGGGACGGACGGCTGCCGGTGAACGTCTCCGGGGGCCTCAAGTCCAAGGGGCATCCGGTCGGTGCGACGGGAGTGTCGCAGCATGTGATGGCCGCGCTGCAGTTGACCGGAGAGGCCGGCGACATGCAGCTGCCGAAGGCGGACCGGGCGGCAGTGTTCAACATGGGTGGCGCCGCGGTGGCGAACTACGCGTCGGTGCTGGAGGTCGCGTGA
- a CDS encoding TetR/AcrR family transcriptional regulator, which produces MPRHRDPDGPRAAMINSAISLIRRRGVAAVSFADVLDASGAPRGSVYHHFPRGRAQLMTEATEVASSRVAAGVTRALATPATSAALRALADMLARGLDKDDYAVGCPIAAAALGNEPGAVAAAGSAFDTLRDLIAAKLVADGARPQRARSIAVTVISALEGALIVARTERSPAALDTVVEELGELCRVAVEAGRTGRSLTPPDAS; this is translated from the coding sequence ATGCCACGGCACAGGGATCCGGACGGCCCGCGGGCGGCGATGATCAACAGCGCCATCTCGCTGATCCGGCGGCGCGGAGTCGCGGCCGTCTCGTTCGCCGATGTACTCGACGCCAGTGGCGCACCCCGCGGCTCGGTGTACCACCACTTTCCCCGCGGCCGCGCACAGCTGATGACCGAGGCGACCGAGGTCGCCAGCAGCCGGGTCGCCGCCGGGGTCACCCGGGCATTGGCCACCCCGGCCACGTCGGCCGCACTCCGCGCGCTGGCCGATATGCTGGCCCGCGGTCTCGACAAGGACGACTACGCGGTCGGCTGCCCGATCGCCGCGGCGGCACTGGGCAACGAACCCGGCGCCGTGGCCGCCGCCGGATCGGCATTCGACACGCTGCGCGACCTCATCGCCGCGAAACTCGTCGCCGACGGCGCCCGCCCGCAGCGGGCCCGCTCGATCGCTGTCACGGTGATCAGCGCGCTCGAGGGAGCACTGATCGTCGCCCGGACCGAACGCAGCCCGGCCGCACTGGACACGGTGGTCGAGGAACTCGGCGAGCTGTGCCGGGTCGCGGTCGAGGCCGGACGCACCGGCCGCTCACTCACTCCACCGGACGCGTCTTGA
- a CDS encoding AI-2E family transporter has product MWLAKWAVCVVAIAAGAWVLGFVAARLWVVLLPVLLAIVVATVLWPPTRLLVKAGLPPAAAASLTLIGFVGVLAGGIALIVPSVVDQMPELSDKATTGINTVRDWLQGPPLNIRDEQLDSAVDAMVSRLQSSAEQIASGVFTGVSTATSVLVTIFLVLVLTFFFVKDGPRFLPWMHQVLGGRSGRHFEQVLVRVWDVLGGFIRTQALVSFIDAFFIGLGLVLLGVPLWGVLTALTFLGGFIPMVGAFVAGALAVLVALVGNGFTTALIVLAIIVAVQQLEGNVLQPVLQSRTMKLHAVVVLLAVTGGGTLYGITGAFLAVPVVAVVAVVIRYISEQIDEAVARSGPDDETGGEPEPATTDEPTGTLEK; this is encoded by the coding sequence ATGTGGCTGGCGAAATGGGCGGTGTGCGTGGTTGCCATCGCGGCCGGAGCGTGGGTGCTCGGGTTCGTGGCGGCCCGGCTGTGGGTGGTGCTGTTGCCGGTGTTGCTGGCGATCGTGGTCGCCACGGTGCTGTGGCCGCCCACTCGGCTGCTGGTGAAAGCCGGGTTACCGCCCGCCGCGGCCGCATCGTTGACGCTGATCGGATTCGTGGGCGTGCTGGCGGGCGGTATCGCGCTGATCGTGCCCTCGGTCGTGGATCAGATGCCCGAACTGTCCGACAAAGCCACCACGGGCATCAACACCGTGCGGGACTGGTTGCAGGGTCCGCCGTTGAACATCCGCGACGAGCAGCTGGATTCGGCGGTCGACGCGATGGTGTCCCGGCTGCAGTCCAGTGCCGAGCAGATCGCGTCCGGTGTGTTCACCGGAGTCAGCACCGCCACCTCGGTGCTGGTCACCATTTTCCTCGTGCTGGTGCTCACGTTCTTCTTCGTCAAGGACGGGCCGAGGTTCCTGCCGTGGATGCATCAGGTGCTGGGCGGCCGCAGCGGACGGCACTTCGAGCAGGTGCTGGTGCGAGTCTGGGATGTGCTGGGCGGCTTCATCCGCACCCAGGCACTGGTCAGCTTCATCGATGCCTTCTTCATCGGGCTCGGGCTGGTACTGCTCGGTGTGCCGCTGTGGGGCGTGCTGACGGCGCTGACCTTCCTGGGCGGGTTCATCCCGATGGTCGGCGCGTTCGTGGCCGGTGCGCTGGCGGTGCTGGTGGCGCTGGTCGGCAACGGGTTCACCACCGCTCTGATCGTGCTCGCCATCATTGTCGCGGTCCAGCAGCTCGAGGGAAATGTGCTGCAGCCGGTGCTGCAGAGCCGGACCATGAAATTGCATGCGGTGGTCGTGCTGCTGGCCGTCACCGGTGGCGGCACGCTGTACGGGATCACCGGCGCGTTCCTGGCGGTGCCGGTGGTCGCTGTGGTGGCGGTGGTGATTCGCTATATCAGCGAGCAGATCGACGAGGCGGTCGCGCGGTCCGGCCCCGACGACGAGACCGGCGGCGAGCCGGAACCGGCGACGACCGACGAGCCCACCGGAACCCTCGAGAAGTAG